A stretch of Alkalicella caledoniensis DNA encodes these proteins:
- a CDS encoding late competence development ComFB family protein gives MELINYTEIMVKEQLEEVIMSSEVCRCEQCKLDIMAIALNNLPPRYVVTEKGRIFSKVQAFNTQISVDVVGAITDAVNKVKGKPNH, from the coding sequence ATGGAGTTAATTAACTATACGGAGATCATGGTTAAAGAACAACTAGAAGAAGTAATTATGAGTAGTGAAGTATGCAGATGTGAGCAATGCAAGCTAGATATCATGGCAATAGCATTAAATAATTTGCCCCCACGATATGTGGTAACGGAAAAAGGAAGGATATTTTCAAAGGTACAAGCCTTCAATACTCAAATCAGCGTAGATGTGGTAGGAGCGATAACGGATGCAGTTAACAAGGTTAAAGGAAAACCTAACCATTAG
- a CDS encoding prepilin-type N-terminal cleavage/methylation domain-containing protein, with protein sequence MDERGFTLLEITITMAVLSLVFLLVFSLPTKATDHLTMEQTIYQIANDIIYAKEYAKTHTVTLGFTISTRDSYYVINRGNKEILKGYIPKEYTISTGFARNEFYINNSGGVNLFGSITLTDKDGKQIWLTTTITSGRVKVYLNE encoded by the coding sequence ATGGACGAAAGGGGATTTACGTTACTTGAGATTACTATAACCATGGCAGTGTTGTCACTGGTATTCCTACTAGTTTTTTCACTACCCACAAAAGCCACTGATCACCTTACCATGGAGCAAACTATCTACCAAATTGCAAATGACATCATATACGCTAAAGAATATGCAAAAACACACACTGTCACTTTGGGATTCACCATATCCACAAGGGATAGCTACTATGTAATAAATAGAGGGAATAAAGAAATCCTAAAGGGTTATATTCCCAAGGAGTACACCATTTCCACAGGGTTTGCTAGAAATGAGTTCTATATAAATAACAGTGGTGGAGTTAACTTATTTGGATCAATAACCCTCACAGACAAGGATGGGAAGCAGATTTGGCTCACTACAACTATTACCTCAGGAAGGGTTAAGGTGTATCTTAATGAATAA
- a CDS encoding shikimate kinase, whose product MQLTRLKENLTIRRIVFIGFMGCGKTTISEEIQKYINEPLYNIDKIIQLQEQRTISDIFFHRGEKFFRDTEEKIISSLTMNSTGIIDCGGGAVEREVNMRHLGTWGEVFWLDCPLEIIQKRVENSDRPLLQNKGHKELKDFYLRRNQLYKKYSKHRIDSSREIQIIINNIMEILSKG is encoded by the coding sequence ATGCAGTTAACAAGGTTAAAGGAAAACCTAACCATTAGAAGAATAGTATTTATAGGCTTTATGGGTTGTGGGAAAACAACCATATCAGAAGAAATCCAAAAATATATAAATGAGCCATTGTACAACATAGATAAAATAATACAACTGCAAGAACAAAGGACTATTTCTGATATATTTTTTCATAGGGGTGAAAAATTTTTTAGAGATACAGAAGAAAAAATCATCTCATCCCTAACTATGAACTCTACGGGCATTATTGACTGCGGCGGCGGAGCTGTTGAACGAGAGGTCAATATGCGACACCTGGGGACATGGGGCGAAGTCTTTTGGCTTGACTGTCCATTGGAAATTATTCAAAAGAGGGTAGAAAATAGTGATAGGCCACTTTTGCAAAACAAGGGTCACAAAGAGCTGAAAGATTTTTATCTAAGACGTAACCAGCTATACAAAAAGTACAGTAAACATAGAATCGATTCTTCAAGGGAAATACAAATAATAATTAACAATATAATGGAAATACTAAGCAAGGGATAA
- a CDS encoding type II secretion system F family protein, with protein MKDKEMREFLWDLYYLVEANVPIKEAFETMIDTNKKHNEFYIKVVDSLAEGATLADGLKEAGFNNSYYINLIDISEKGSFLKEMLYDICNLLEEQEKIKSLLKSSLIYPAILMIFALITMVFTFTYVIPSVSNIYTVLGVEQNIAVKVILRINILYPVLMGLGLFITHTYFKIKREDYHRIFLVGSLIQNLDKFLYYKMLTNLLHRGIPLYQALEIFSDYPRKQLTKLWATIKEGLYSGMTFNKAVENAGGESPLVINFIKISEQGDDLASGTKRCEVFYQKSLEKKLLYFSKVFEPMVIAVVGITVTTVVLTLLLPLYQLFQNM; from the coding sequence TTGAAGGATAAAGAAATGAGAGAATTTTTATGGGATTTGTACTACTTAGTTGAGGCAAATGTACCCATAAAAGAAGCATTTGAAACCATGATAGATACAAATAAGAAGCATAATGAATTTTATATAAAAGTAGTTGATAGTTTAGCTGAAGGAGCTACCCTTGCCGATGGGTTAAAAGAGGCTGGCTTTAACAACTCCTACTATATAAATTTAATTGACATAAGTGAAAAGGGAAGTTTCTTAAAAGAAATGCTCTATGATATATGCAACCTTTTAGAGGAACAAGAGAAAATTAAGTCATTATTAAAAAGTAGCCTTATATACCCAGCAATACTCATGATTTTTGCTCTTATTACCATGGTTTTTACTTTTACATACGTAATACCATCTGTCTCAAATATCTACACCGTACTTGGTGTGGAACAAAATATTGCAGTAAAGGTTATATTGAGAATCAACATACTGTATCCAGTACTCATGGGTTTAGGCCTATTCATAACCCATACCTACTTTAAAATCAAAAGGGAAGACTATCATAGAATTTTTCTTGTTGGTAGTTTGATCCAAAATCTAGATAAATTTCTATACTATAAAATGCTCACTAATTTACTACATAGGGGTATACCTCTCTATCAGGCCCTAGAGATTTTCAGTGACTATCCAAGGAAACAGCTAACTAAACTCTGGGCTACCATAAAAGAGGGGTTATATAGTGGTATGACTTTTAATAAAGCAGTGGAAAATGCAGGTGGAGAGAGCCCTTTGGTGATAAACTTCATTAAAATATCAGAACAAGGTGATGATCTAGCATCAGGGACAAAGAGGTGTGAGGTATTTTACCAGAAGTCTTTAGAAAAAAAACTTCTTTACTTTAGTAAGGTTTTTGAACCCATGGTTATTGCAGTAGTTGGAATAACTGTAACCACTGTTGTTCTTACATTACTACTTCCACTTTACCAGCTCTTTCAGAATATGTGA
- a CDS encoding prepilin-type N-terminal cleavage/methylation domain-containing protein encodes MWGNKGFTLLEMVVAVALISLILLVIASMILTYTNSWDYLRDSGERDYAIRTISTFFHKEVKLMDLDKEIYVDNNNINRGNRLNYTVKNSTTKSYIDSLHAASSGLISLRNHDGTRSITIADNVSFIHFTVDEDFLHIVFRIKGEEYGMVIPWQ; translated from the coding sequence ATGTGGGGGAATAAGGGGTTCACCCTGCTAGAGATGGTTGTGGCAGTAGCACTTATAAGTTTAATCTTACTAGTAATTGCATCCATGATCTTGACATACACAAACTCATGGGACTACCTTAGGGATTCCGGTGAAAGGGATTATGCAATCAGGACCATAAGCACGTTTTTTCACAAGGAAGTTAAACTCATGGACCTAGATAAAGAAATCTATGTGGATAACAACAACATTAACCGTGGGAACAGACTTAATTATACTGTGAAAAATTCCACAACAAAAAGCTATATCGATAGTCTGCATGCTGCAAGTAGTGGATTAATAAGCCTAAGGAATCATGATGGCACAAGGAGTATAACAATTGCTGACAACGTATCTTTCATCCACTTTACTGTTGACGAGGACTTTTTGCATATTGTTTTTAGGATTAAAGGAGAAGAGTATGGTATGGTGATACCATGGCAGTAA
- a CDS encoding CBS domain-containing protein, producing the protein MLVNSCLEKDFVKAKPEASVFEVIEIMKERGSSCGYVVNSKDELVGMITSSTIYGFITDNLSVDLTIDQMMIPIKEIRYVYPDTGLKNVMDVFTKYDVKYLPVLESAYSFKMVGFVSHKEILKHYMNWQMQIQMENLQEKRAREILNSLNEGLIVVDKDLIIREFNPAAEILTGLKAQDRIGKRSSNISSKPSITEIVMSTGQARYNVETQMQDGRVFLVNYVPMRHNGSDKVTGVIQTFTDMTKIKTLQVQLSKTKEELDKAFALTLPNSKVEYKLKSTPEYRDEYDSDKSTIKITETIEGGGYLHVVNCLKVAADFNEMGLMKLIGINKDTLVEAIIFHDLGKSQPNLKVGDVVTPEEAFEEGIFHAGRSADLADKFYGKDEDVVNIIRYHHHTEEMLPKDFPTHLLPLLRLFKVIDGLSAALTRRSAKVTYKSEGSRLIVFEENKHPKYNRVLELDLYTGRGSEKPLGGKIEDGVN; encoded by the coding sequence ATGTTGGTGAATAGTTGTTTAGAGAAGGATTTTGTAAAAGCAAAACCTGAAGCTTCAGTCTTCGAAGTGATTGAGATAATGAAAGAAAGGGGTTCATCATGTGGCTATGTGGTAAATTCTAAAGATGAATTAGTGGGTATGATAACAAGTAGTACCATCTACGGATTTATTACCGATAACTTAAGTGTTGATTTAACAATAGATCAAATGATGATACCAATTAAAGAAATTAGGTATGTATACCCCGACACAGGTTTGAAAAATGTAATGGACGTATTTACTAAATATGATGTAAAATATCTACCTGTACTAGAATCTGCTTATAGCTTTAAGATGGTTGGTTTTGTCAGTCATAAAGAAATACTTAAGCACTACATGAACTGGCAAATGCAAATACAGATGGAAAATCTTCAAGAAAAGAGAGCCAGGGAAATACTAAATTCTTTAAATGAAGGCCTTATAGTTGTAGATAAAGACTTAATCATCAGAGAGTTTAACCCAGCTGCTGAGATTTTGACAGGGTTAAAGGCACAGGATCGTATAGGAAAAAGGTCATCTAACATAAGTAGCAAACCATCCATAACTGAAATTGTCATGAGCACAGGTCAGGCTAGGTACAATGTGGAGACACAGATGCAAGATGGAAGGGTTTTTTTAGTAAATTATGTCCCTATGCGTCATAATGGGAGTGATAAAGTTACAGGTGTTATACAAACATTTACAGACATGACTAAGATTAAAACCTTACAGGTGCAATTATCTAAAACAAAAGAAGAACTAGATAAAGCTTTCGCACTGACTTTGCCAAATTCTAAGGTTGAATATAAGTTAAAAAGCACCCCTGAATACAGGGATGAATATGATTCAGATAAGTCTACAATAAAAATCACTGAAACCATTGAAGGTGGGGGCTATTTGCATGTTGTTAACTGTTTAAAGGTTGCAGCAGACTTCAATGAAATGGGGCTTATGAAGTTAATAGGAATTAACAAGGATACATTAGTTGAAGCCATAATCTTTCACGATTTAGGTAAATCCCAACCTAATTTGAAGGTTGGAGATGTGGTCACACCTGAAGAAGCCTTTGAAGAAGGAATATTTCATGCTGGTAGAAGTGCTGATCTGGCAGATAAATTCTACGGAAAAGATGAAGATGTGGTTAATATAATAAGGTACCATCACCATACTGAGGAGATGCTTCCTAAGGACTTCCCAACACACCTTTTACCATTACTTAGACTTTTCAAGGTTATCGACGGGTTATCTGCAGCTTTAACAAGACGTAGTGCAAAGGTTACATACAAGTCTGAGGGTTCTAGACTAATAGTATTTGAAGAAAATAAGCATCCGAAGTATAATAGAGTATTAGAATTAGATTTATATACTGGAAGAGGTTCAGAAAAACCTTTAGGAGGAAAAATAGAAGATGGAGTTAATTAA